In Littorina saxatilis isolate snail1 linkage group LG8, US_GU_Lsax_2.0, whole genome shotgun sequence, a single genomic region encodes these proteins:
- the LOC138974211 gene encoding BTB/POZ domain-containing protein KCTD4-like isoform X2: MTIDANMSRHHHHNNYEQRDNKVLRLNVGGSFYTTTRPTFQRHPNSLLARIASGQEHCSRDDRNFLVIDRDGNVFRHILNYLRSGRLHLPDGFREVSLMREEAAYYELPGLVADLDGMLENRRRQQMRRGDYF, encoded by the exons ATGACGATTGACGCCAACATGTCTCGACACCACCACCATAACAACTACGAACAACGCGATAACAAG GTGCTCCGACTGAACGTGGGAGGGTCGTTCTACACCACCACACGCCCCACGTTCCAACGCCACCCCAACTCTCTGCTGGCCCGCATCGCGTCAGGCCAGGAACACTGCTCACGGGACGACAGGAACTTCCTCGTCATCGACCGCGACGGCAACGTCTTCAG ACACATCTTGAACTATCTTCGATCGGGTCGTCTCCACTTGCCAGACGGCTTCCGGGAGGTGTCGCTCATGCGCGAAGAGGCTGCGTACTATGAACTTCCGGGACTGGTGGCGGATTTGGACGGGATGTTGGAGAACCGACGACGCCAGCAGATGAGAAGAGGTGACTACTTCTAG
- the LOC138974211 gene encoding BTB/POZ domain-containing protein KCTD4-like isoform X1, with translation MTIDANMSRHHHHNNYEQRDNKVLRLNVGGSFYTTTRPTFQRHPNSLLARIASGQEHCSRDDRNFLVIDRDGNVFRHILNYLRSGRLHLPDGFREVSLMREEAAYYELPGLVADLDGMLENRRRQQMRRGRGRGNNPPDRKISASVGDLQLLQEDDDLDFIEDSWIGGTLQ, from the exons ATGACGATTGACGCCAACATGTCTCGACACCACCACCATAACAACTACGAACAACGCGATAACAAG GTGCTCCGACTGAACGTGGGAGGGTCGTTCTACACCACCACACGCCCCACGTTCCAACGCCACCCCAACTCTCTGCTGGCCCGCATCGCGTCAGGCCAGGAACACTGCTCACGGGACGACAGGAACTTCCTCGTCATCGACCGCGACGGCAACGTCTTCAG ACACATCTTGAACTATCTTCGATCGGGTCGTCTCCACTTGCCAGACGGCTTCCGGGAGGTGTCGCTCATGCGCGAAGAGGCTGCGTACTATGAACTTCCGGGACTGGTGGCGGATTTGGACGGGATGTTGGAGAACCGACGACGCCAGCAGATGAGAAGAG GCAGGGGAAGAGGAAACAACCCGCCAGACAGGAAAATCAGCGCCAGCGTGGGTGACCTTCAATTGCTTCAGGAGGATGACGACCTTGACTTTATAGAAGACTCCTGGATTGGGGGAACTCTGCAGTGA